In Anopheles gambiae chromosome 2, idAnoGambNW_F1_1, whole genome shotgun sequence, a single window of DNA contains:
- the LOC11175541 gene encoding DNA repair protein RAD51 homolog A — MAQMEKSLQSASTVEEEEDYGPLLIGKLEGNGITNGDIKKLAEAGFHTVEAVAYAPKKQLLAIKGISEAKADKILQEATKHVPMGFTTATEYHQKRSEIIQLTTGSKELDKLLGGGIETGSITEIFGEFRTGKTQLCHTLAVTCQLPVSQNGGEGKCLYIDTEGTFRPERLLATAERYKLVGADVLDNVAYARAYNTDHQMHLLMVASAMMAESRYALIIVDSATSLYRTDYSGRGELAARQTHLAKFLRMLLRLADEFGVAVLITNQVVAQVDGAAMFNPDPKKPIGGNIIAHASTTRLYMRKGRGESRICKIYDSPCLAEGEATFAINPDGIGDVKE; from the exons ATGGCTCAGATGGAAAAGTCCCTACAGTCGGCTTCgacggtggaggaggaggaagactATGGTCCACTGCTGATCGGAAAGCTGGAG GGCAATGGCATCACAAACGGGGACATTAAAAAGCTTGCCGAAGCCGGCTTTCACACGGTCGAAGCGGTAGCGTATGCGCCCAAAAAGCAGCTGCTCGCAATCAAAGGCATCTCGGAGGCGAAGGCGGATAAAATTCTCCAGGAAGCGACGAAACACGTCCCGATGGGCTTTACAACGGCCACCGAGTATCACCAGAAGCGGTCGGAAATCATTCAGCTCACTACCGGGTCGAAAGAGCTGGACAAACTGCTCGGCGGTGGTATCGAAACTGGCAGCATTACGGAAATATTCGGCGAGTTTCGTACCGGCAAGACGCAGCTGTGCCACACGCTCGCCGTAACCTGCCAGCTGCCGGTCAGTCAGAACGGTGGCGAGGGCAAATGTTTGTACATCGATACGGAGGGCACGTTTCGACCGGAGCGGCTGCTTGCTACGGCCGAGCGCTACAAGCTGGTCGGCGCGGACGTGCTGGACAATGTGGCGTACGCGAGAGCGTACAACACCGACCACCAGATGCATCTGCTGATGGTAGCGTCGGCTATGATGGCGGAATCGCGCTACGCGCTCATTATAGTGGACAGTGCGACCAGTCTGTACCGGACCGATTACAGTGGGCGGGGCGAGCTGGCGGCTCGGCAAACGCATTTGGCCAAGTTTCTGCGcatgctgctgcggctggcGGACGAGTTCGGGGTGGCGGTGCTGATCACGAACCAGGTCGTGGCGCAGGTGGACGGTGCGGCCATGTTCAATCCGGATCCGAAGAAACCGATCGGTGGAAACATCATAGCGCACGCGTCTACCACCCGCCTGTACATGCGGAAGGGTCGGGGCGAATCGAGAATCTGTAAAATCTACGACTCACCGTGTCTGGCGGAGGGCGAAGCCACGTTCGCGATCAATCCGGACGGAATAGGGGATGTGAAGGAGTGA
- the LOC1273019 gene encoding NAD-dependent protein deacetylase Sirt2, with amino-acid sequence MSQEEHPAIAAAPSLPHLAPMLQCIGAGGGESDGDPTATLAAAAAAASTASAIAGVSVALTEPASDPTITPLGPSPPASIVNGAVGPEVAAAAAVGALPDFQHYDESEDDAEDPYHSESISIERIRQYLSDKLGFHTGDGFENENGSGGAARRRVLETVDIDGVLKHWKSGGFKKIVTMVGAGISTSAGIPDFRSPNTGLYNNLMKYNLPYPQAIFELEYLHQNPKPFFTLAKELYPGTFKPTPSHYFVRLLEQKGLLVRHYTQNIDTLERIAGIPEDKIVEAHGTFYTNHCLECKIAYSLEFVKEKIFADEVPTCPCGGVIKPDIVFFGEGLPERFHMLPHQDFAECDLLIIMGTSLTVQPFASLVEYVNDDCVRLLINRDKVGCNSFGFLRSMVFGEGLCFDLPGNRRDVAWTGNCDDGCFFLADQLGWGDELRKLVETEHAKIKPIRPIATNAIAVPDGTVVDMEPTTDIHHTDDHCLVDDAECLLPEDEHFNDVADGLSGQGGGVVVCAGAGVDDSEGSVQAMATDPHHDHDEPTVLEPHHPNHPHHHHHHHTTEPNSHHHHHAQLHHHHAHHQHHPEQQQQQHEKMEEHHDDEEVVVEQHPKTTTMEDKT; translated from the exons ATGTCCCAGGAGGAGCACCCAGCAATCGCTGCGGCTCCATCCCTTCCGCACCTTGCACCGATGCTGCAGTGCATTGGCGCGGGGGGCGGTGAGTCGGATGGCGATCCAACGGCAACACTGgccgcggcagcagcggccgcATCGACCGCGTCCGCTATCGCAGGTGTATCCGTTGCGCTGACGGAGCCTGCGTCGGATCCCACCATCACGCCGCTCGGTCCATCGCCGCCAGCCTCGATCGTGAACGGTGCCGTGGGGCCCGAAgtagccgccgctgccgccgtcgGCGCGTTGCCAGACTTCCAGCACTACGACGAAAGCGAGGACGATGCGGAGGATCCGTACCATTCAGAGTCGATCAGCATCGAGCGAATACGGCAGTATCTGTCCGACAAGCTCGGTTTCCATACGGGGGACGGGTTCGAGAATGAGAACGGTTCGGGTGGCGCTGCCCGACGGCGGGTGCTGGAAACGGTCGACATTGACGGTGTGCTAAAGCACTGGAAGAGTGGAGGCTTCAAGAAGATCGTCACCATGGTCGGTGCCGGTATATCAACCT CCGCTGGCATTCCAGACTTTCGCTCGCCCAACACGGGACTGTACAACAATTTGATGAAGTACAACCTGCCGTACCCGCAGGCCATCTTTGAGCTGGAGTATCTGCACCAGAACCCGAAACCGTTCTTCACGCTCGCCAAGGAGCTCTACCCGGGCACGTTCAAACCGACACCGTCGCACTACTTCGTGCGGCTGCTCGAGCAGAAGGGTTTGCTGGTGCGCCACTACACGCAGAACATTGACACGCTGGAACGTATCGCTGGCATTCCGGAGGATAAGATAGTGGAGGCGCACGGCACATTCTACACCAACCACTGTCTGGAGTGCAAGATCGCGTACAGCTTGGAGTTTGTAAAAG AGAAAATTTTCGCCGACGAAGTACCGACCTGCCCGTGCGGTGGCGTGATCAAACCGGACATCGTGTTCTTTGGCGAGGGTCTGCCGGAGCGGTTTCACATGCTGCCCCACCAGGACTTTGCCGAGTGCGATCTGCTGATCATCATGGGCACGTCGCTAACGGTGCAACCGTTCGCCTCCCTGGTCGAGTACGTCAACGACGATTGTGTCCGGTTGCTGATCAACCGGGATAAGGTCGGGTGCAACAGTTTCGGCTTCCTCCGCTCGATGGTGTTCGGCGAGGGGCTGTGCTTCGATCTGCCCGGCAATCGGCGTGACGTCGCCTGGACGGGTAACTGTGACGATGGGTGCTTCTTCTTAGCCGACCAGCTCGGATGGGGT GATGAGTTGCGAAAGTTGGTCGAAACGGAGCACGCAAAGATAAAACCGATTCGACCAATTGCCACGAACGCAATAGCAGTGCCGGACGGCACGGTCGTTGATATGGAACCGACCACAGACATTCACCATACCGACGATCACTGTCTGGTGGACGATGCGGAATGTTTGCTGCCGGAGGACGAACACTTTAACGATGTTGCCGATGGTCTTTCAGGGCAGggcggtggtgtggtggtgtgtgccgGCGCCGGTGTTGATGACAGCGAGGGAAGCGTCCAAGCAATGGCCACCGATCCGCACCACGACCATGATGAACCAACCGTGCTAGAGCCTCATCATCCCAaccatcctcatcatcatcatcatcatcatactaCGGAACCGAAtagccatcatcatcatcatgcacagctgcaccatcatcatgcccatcatcagcatcatcccgagcagcagcagcagcagcacgaaaaGATGGAGGAGCATCATGACGAtgaggaggtggtggtcgagCAGCAcccgaagacgacgacgatggaaGATAAAACTTAA